The window CCCTATGATAGCACAGGACGACAGCCATTGTCAATGCGCCTGGCAGGCGCACCAGAGCTGACGCATGCCCCTGTTCTTGAGGCCGGCGGGTGCACTAGGCTCTCAATCGTGCGATGATCATTTCCGCCACCCGCTTTCCGGAAAGGACCATGCCTCCGAAAACGGCGCCCATCCGGTAGCCGCCGTGGACGGCGTTGGCGGCCATTCCGGCCACGTACAGGCCGGGGAATACCTCGCCGGTGTTCTCCATGATCTGCGCCTCGCCCAGGTCGGCCCACATCGGTTTTTCGCCCAAGATCCGGCCGGTCGTGGTGTCGAGCTGAACTCCGGCTTTCTGCGCCAGGACTCCGACCACCGACATGTCGTGGCCGGTGGCGTCCACCACGAACCGTGACCGGGTGGCGAGGGGGTCCACGTGCAGCCTGCTGATCCCGACCGCGCTCCAGTTCAGCACGAGGCCGGACACCCGGTTGTCTATCAGCACCACGTCCTCCACGGTCATAAGATTCATGATGTTCGCTCCGGCCCGGCACGCCCCCAGGGTGAGCGCGGCGACGCATTCCACCGACGAGGCCGTGTAGTAGTTGTCCCGGTACTTCCTGATCGCAATCCCGAACTCTTCGAACACGGGACGGGCGGATTCCTGAAACACGATCTCGTTCATCATCGCGGCGCCGCCCCACATCCCGCCGCCGACGCTCAGCTTGCGCTCGTAAACCGTGGTCTTGAGCCCGGCCCGGGCCAAATAGCAGGCGGCGGCCAGCCCCGACGGACCTCCGCCGGCGATTTCCACGTCCACTTCCAGGCAGGAAAGCAGCCTTTCTGTATAGCTTTCGATAATCGCCCGGGAAATGACCGTCTCGTCAAGCTTCATAAATACAACCCCCTAAAAACATTAGTTAGATGCTCATATATATGGTTTTATTCTCTCTATAAAATACGCGGTCATCACTGCAAATCCTGCCGCGTACTCCGATGTTGCCCGTCAAACGCGGCCCGGTTTTTTGGACCGCCGTCAAAGACCAGGGCAGGCTTGCGGTGTGAAATCATAATCGGGAGAATGCAATTTCCGTGGAATCATGATACCCTGGGAGTGGAACCAGCGCGTGGTGGCCGAGACGCAGCCACAAGCAGGCATGCTCCCGGCCAAGGCGAATCGCAGCCGCAGCACTTCCGAGAGAAGTATGGTTTTGATACGGAAGAGATTCTCAAACGGAGGAGTAACCGTTGAAAATCCAAAGCGTGGATTTGCCGGGCATCGGAAAAAAGTACACGTTCTGTTCAGCCGAGGGGCAGGTATTTGTGATCATCATCCACCTCACGGGGCGCCGGGAAATTTATTTCATGAATGATCCCGACGACGATGAGCCGGTAATGACCTTGGATTTGAACGACGAGGAAGCCCGCAAAGTGGGCGCGATTTTGCTGGGCGCCGACTACCAGCCGGTCAGCGAAGACCGGATGGAACTGCTCATGAAGACCTTGCTGGTGGAATGGATCAAGGTGAAGCCCGGCTGCGCGGTCGCCAACAAGAATATCAAGGAAGCCCGGGTCAGGACCCTCACGGGGGCGACCATCATCGCCATCCAGCGCCAGGACCGGATGATCGGCAGCCCCGACATCCAGGAGATGTTGCTTCCCGGAGACGTCATTATGGCGGTTGGCAAGAGGGAACAGATCAAGGCGCTGGAGTCTTTGTGCAAAGGACAGGTGGGATAGCTTATGCCCGAAAGTTGGCCCTTTTTGCTGGCCGGGGGCATAACGCTGATCCTTTTTTTTGCTCTTGGTTTCGCTTCCCGCAAGCTGAAGTTGCCCTCGGTCCTGGGGTTCATTCTTCTGGGTATCGCGCTCGCCGGATGGCTGGGGGAAAACGGCGCAACGCTGCACTACCTCGCCGAAATTGGCATCGTGCTGCTGTTCTTCATCCTCGGCCTGCAGTTCCCGCTGCAGCGGATGAAGGACGTTTCCATCCGGGTATGGCCGGCCGGGTTGCTGGACGTCGTCCTGAACCTGGGGGTCGGCCTGTTGATCGCCCTCCTTTTTGGCTTAAACCTGGTCACCGCCCTCCTGATCGGGGCGGTGGCCTACGCCACCAGCTCATCCATCACCCTCAAAATGCTGGAGGAAAAGAAGCGGCTGGCGAGTCCCGAGGCCGAATTCATCCTGGCGCTGCTGATCTTTGAAGACCTGGTGGCGCCGGTCCTGGTGTCCTTTCTCGCCGGTGTGTACTCGGGGGCGGAGATTTCCTTCCTGAACATGGGAGTCTTGCTGGTGAAAATCCTGGTCACTACCGGGGGGGCGATTCTGATCGCCCTGTATGGTTTCCGCAGACTCAGCGCCTTCGTGGAACGCTACCTGGAAGCGGACTTCATGCCCCTGTTCACGATCGGCATCGCCTTCGCCTACGCGGGACTGGCCGTGTGGCTCGGCCTGTCCGAAGTGCTGGGCGCCTTCCTGGCCGGGGTGATGCTGTCGGAAACGGGGCGGTCCAAGGAGCTGGAGCACCTGGTTGTGCCGGTGCGCCACGTCACCTTGCCGTTCTTCTTTTTCTGGTTCGGCACCACCATCTCCCTCGCCGAGAGCATTCCCATGGCCGAACTGTTGGCCGTGCTGGCCGTCTGGTCCCTGGTCGCCAAGGTGCTGGTGGGCTTTTACGGCGGCAGGATTTACGGCCTGAGCCCGCGGGCGTCTGTCCGCGCCGGCCTGTCCCTGGGGCAGAGGGGAGAATTTTCCGCCATTATCGCCGCCCTGGCGCCGCCGCAGTTGCGGGCCTTCAGCGGCGTCTACATCCTGTTCACCGCCTTTGCCGGGATCTATATGTTCAGCAAGGCCCCGAAGTGGGCCCGGTGGGTCAACGACCGGTTCTTTGCCGGTAAACCGGGGCCGGAGATCAAGGCGGGCAAGACGCCTTAGGGAAGAATTCAAGGAGAAAAAGGTGTCGACCCTTTTCTCACTTTCCCCAATCAGGCTTTCCAAGTTAACGGCCGCCGGTGGAACAATGCCCGGCTTCCATCATGCTTGCGGCGGTGAGCAGTTGGCTTCATCCGCCGCGTATGATACAATCGTAACATATCGGGATCAAGTGCGGTCACCGGCCATTAGGCTTCCGGTGGGTTTTGGGGAGGCCGATCATGCGTGTCGCCATGCTGGCGCCGATTGCCTGGAGAACGCCGCCGCGCCATTACGGGCCCTGGGAGAGAGTGGTTTCGCTTTTGACCGAGGGGCTGGCGGCCCGAGGCGTGGACGTAACGCTTTTCGCCACCGCTGACTCTCTCACGCGCGGCCGGCTGCGGGCGGTCTGCAAGGCGGGCTACGCCGAGGACCCTTCCGTTAACGCCAAGGTCTGGGAGTGCCTGCACATCGCCGCCGTCTTTGAGGCGGCCGCCGAGTTCGACCTGATTCACAACCACTTCGACTTCCTGCCCCTGAGCTACAGCGGACTGGTGAAAACCCCGGTGGTCGCCACCATCCACGGCTTCTCGTCGCCGGCCATCCTGCCCGTATACAAAAAGTACAACGGCCGGGTTCACTACGTTTCCATCAGCCGGGCGGACCGTTCCCCGGAGTTGGATTACATCGCCACCGTGCACCACGGGATTGACCTCGGCGAGTTCACCTTCCGTGACCGGCCCGGGGAATACCTGCTCTTCTTCGGGCGGATCCACCCGGACAAGGGTACGCACGCCGCCGTCCAAATCGCGCGGCGGACGGGACGGCGCCTGGTGCTCGCCGGGATCATCCAGGACCGGGAGTACTACGAAAGAGAAGTGGAGCCGCACCTGGACGGCGACCGGGTGGAATACGTCGGCAGCGTCGGGCCGCTCGCGCGGGACCGGCTGCTGGGCGGGGCGTATGCCCTGCTGCACCCCATCGGTTTTGACGAACCGTTCGGGCTTTCCGTGGTGGAAGCCCTGGCCTGCGGCACCCCGGTGGTGGCCTTTGACCGCGGCAGCATGCCCGAGTTGATCAACGAGGGGGAAACCGGGTTTTTGGTCTCCGGCGTAGAGGAGGCGGCCGCCGCGGTGGAGAAGGTGCGTTCAATCGACCGGGCTTGCTGCCGCCGCGAAGTCGAGCGGCGCTTTTCCGTGGGCCGCATGGTGGACGATTACCTGCGGGTATACAGACAGGTGGTGCGGGGCGGGCTGCGGGCCGTGTGAAGCGAGGCAAGCCCCAGGCCGTGTGAAGCGCGCCGTGCCGGAGAAAAAAAGGACTTCTACTGATTGGCATGCTCCGGATCGTGTTCCGTGTGAAGCGGGGCGGGCCGGGAAAGAAAGACTTTTAAGGAGAGACAAGAGATGACGGCTTTGGAGCAAAGGCAGTTTCCCGTGGCGGTGATCATGGCCGGGGGGGTGGGCGCCCGGTTCTGGCCGTTGAGCAGGGAAGACCGACCCAAGCAATTCCTGCAGCTTTTCGGGGAGCGTTCACTCCTGCAGCAGACCTACGACCGCCTGGCGGCCTTCGTGGCGCCGGAGCACACCCTGGTGCTCACCAACGAGCGGTTTGCACCCCTGGTACGCACCCACCTGCCCGAGATTCCGGAAGCGAACGTCATCGGCGAACCGGCGCGGCGGGACACGGCCGGCGCGGTGGCGCTGGCCGCCCTTTTGTGCCGTCGGCGCTTCGGCGACCCGGTAATGGCGGTGCTGCCCGCCGACCACGTCATCCACCCGGTGGACGAGTTCCGGCGGGTGCTGGCCTCGGCCATGGCCGCCGCCCGGAAGGAAAAGGCCCTGTACACGTTCGGCATCCCGCCGGCCCACCCGGCGACCGGTTACGGCTACCTGGAGCGCGGGGAAAAGGTCCTCGACGACGGCGGCGTGGCGCACTACCGGCTGCTGCGGTTCAAGGAGAAGCCGGACGCCGAAACGGCCCGGGCCTACCTGGAAAGCGGCCGGTTCCTTTGGAACAGCGGTATCTTCGTCTGGACGGCCGGCACCATCCTGGAGGCGCTGCGACAACACCTGCCCGGGCACCTGGGGGTGCTCGAGCCCTTGGCCGCGCTCGACGGCGCCGAAGACTGGACCGACGGGCTGCGGCGCCTGTTCCCCCTGCTGCCCGCGGTCTCCATCGACTATGGGGTGATGGAAAAAGCGGAAAACGTGCGGGCCGTGGCGGCGGCGTTTTCCTGGAGTGACGTGGGCGGGTGGACCGCGCTGGAGCCTTTCTTGGATAAAGACACGTCCGGCAACGCCTGCCGGGGCCGGGTACGGTCGCGGGACGCGGGGTCGAACATCGTCTTCTGCGAAGATCCCTCCGAGACCGTCAGCCTGATCGGCGTGCGGGACCTGATTGTGGTCCGGGCCGGGAAAGAAACCCTGGTCATGCCCCGGGAGCGGGCCGAGGAGTTGAAGGAGTTGGCGGAACCAAGAAAACGCACGGCGTGCTTTAAGGCGTACGACCTCCGGGGCCGGGTCCCGGACGACTTGAACGAGGACATCGCCTACGCCGTCGGGCAGGCTTTCACGGCCCTGTTCCGGCCGGAGCGGGTGGTGGTGGGACACGACGTGCGCCTCTCCAGCCCGCCTTTAAGCCGGGCGCTCATCATGGGCCTGACCGACAGTGGGGTGGACGTGCTGGATATCGGCCTTTGCGGCACCGAGCAGGTCTACTTCGCCACCTTCGACCTGGGGGTCGACGGCGGCATAATGGTCACCGCCAGCCACAACCCGGTGGACTATAACGGCATGAAACTGGTCCGGAAGGAGGCCCGGCCGGTGAGCGGCGATTCCGGGCTGCGGGAGATGGAGGCGCTGCTCGCCGCCGGCGGCCAGGCAGCCGGTCTTCCAGCGCCCGCCCGCCCGGGGACGGTGACCCGGGTGGGGAGCATGGACCGCTACGTCGCCCACCTCTTGCGGTACGTGGACCGCTTTGCCCTGAAGCCCTTCAAGGTGGTGTGCAACGCCGGCAACGGCGGGGCCGGGCTGGTGATCGACGCCCTTGAGCCGCACCTGCCCTTCCGGTTTAAGAAGTGCTTCTTTGCACCCGACGGCACCTTCCCCAACGGCGTGCCGAACCCGCTTTTGCCGGAGAACCGCCTGGTCACGGCCGAAGCAGTATTGCAAGAGGGGGCGGACATCGGCATCGCCTGGGACGGCGACTTTGACCGCTGCTTCCTCTTTGACGAAAAGGGGGTCTTCGTCGAGGGTTACTACATCGTCGGGCTCCTGGCCGCACACCAGTTGGCGCTGCACCCCGGAGCGAAGATTATTCACGACCCGCGGCTGACCTGGAATACCATAGAAATAGTCCGCCAGGCGGGCGGCGTGCCCGTGCTGAACAAGACCGGGCACGCGTTCATCAAGGAGCGCATGCGCGCCGAAGACGCCGTGTACGGGGGCGAGATGTCGGCTCACCACTACTTCCGCGATTTCGCCTACTGCGACAGCGGGATGATCCCCTGG of the Bacillota bacterium genome contains:
- a CDS encoding sulfide-dependent adenosine diphosphate thiazole synthase, with translation MKLDETVISRAIIESYTERLLSCLEVDVEIAGGGPSGLAAACYLARAGLKTTVYERKLSVGGGMWGGAAMMNEIVFQESARPVFEEFGIAIRKYRDNYYTASSVECVAALTLGACRAGANIMNLMTVEDVVLIDNRVSGLVLNWSAVGISRLHVDPLATRSRFVVDATGHDMSVVGVLAQKAGVQLDTTTGRILGEKPMWADLGEAQIMENTGEVFPGLYVAGMAANAVHGGYRMGAVFGGMVLSGKRVAEMIIARLRA
- a CDS encoding TrkA C-terminal domain-containing protein, with protein sequence MKIQSVDLPGIGKKYTFCSAEGQVFVIIIHLTGRREIYFMNDPDDDEPVMTLDLNDEEARKVGAILLGADYQPVSEDRMELLMKTLLVEWIKVKPGCAVANKNIKEARVRTLTGATIIAIQRQDRMIGSPDIQEMLLPGDVIMAVGKREQIKALESLCKGQVG
- a CDS encoding cation:proton antiporter encodes the protein MPESWPFLLAGGITLILFFALGFASRKLKLPSVLGFILLGIALAGWLGENGATLHYLAEIGIVLLFFILGLQFPLQRMKDVSIRVWPAGLLDVVLNLGVGLLIALLFGLNLVTALLIGAVAYATSSSITLKMLEEKKRLASPEAEFILALLIFEDLVAPVLVSFLAGVYSGAEISFLNMGVLLVKILVTTGGAILIALYGFRRLSAFVERYLEADFMPLFTIGIAFAYAGLAVWLGLSEVLGAFLAGVMLSETGRSKELEHLVVPVRHVTLPFFFFWFGTTISLAESIPMAELLAVLAVWSLVAKVLVGFYGGRIYGLSPRASVRAGLSLGQRGEFSAIIAALAPPQLRAFSGVYILFTAFAGIYMFSKAPKWARWVNDRFFAGKPGPEIKAGKTP
- a CDS encoding glycosyltransferase family 4 protein; its protein translation is MRVAMLAPIAWRTPPRHYGPWERVVSLLTEGLAARGVDVTLFATADSLTRGRLRAVCKAGYAEDPSVNAKVWECLHIAAVFEAAAEFDLIHNHFDFLPLSYSGLVKTPVVATIHGFSSPAILPVYKKYNGRVHYVSISRADRSPELDYIATVHHGIDLGEFTFRDRPGEYLLFFGRIHPDKGTHAAVQIARRTGRRLVLAGIIQDREYYEREVEPHLDGDRVEYVGSVGPLARDRLLGGAYALLHPIGFDEPFGLSVVEALACGTPVVAFDRGSMPELINEGETGFLVSGVEEAAAAVEKVRSIDRACCRREVERRFSVGRMVDDYLRVYRQVVRGGLRAV
- a CDS encoding phosphomannomutase gives rise to the protein MPRERAEELKELAEPRKRTACFKAYDLRGRVPDDLNEDIAYAVGQAFTALFRPERVVVGHDVRLSSPPLSRALIMGLTDSGVDVLDIGLCGTEQVYFATFDLGVDGGIMVTASHNPVDYNGMKLVRKEARPVSGDSGLREMEALLAAGGQAAGLPAPARPGTVTRVGSMDRYVAHLLRYVDRFALKPFKVVCNAGNGGAGLVIDALEPHLPFRFKKCFFAPDGTFPNGVPNPLLPENRLVTAEAVLQEGADIGIAWDGDFDRCFLFDEKGVFVEGYYIVGLLAAHQLALHPGAKIIHDPRLTWNTIEIVRQAGGVPVLNKTGHAFIKERMRAEDAVYGGEMSAHHYFRDFAYCDSGMIPWLLVLEIMSRTGKPLSELVGERRRLFPISGEINRSVADPAAVIARVRAKYEPGALQVDETDGISLEFFKWRFNLRMSNTEPVVRLNVETRADEALLRQKTAEILAEMDGQG